The Pseudanabaena yagii GIHE-NHR1 genome segment GCGAGAGTACCGATAAAGAAGGTGATGGCTGTGATTGGCATGTACTTGCGTAAACCACCCATCACGCGCATATCTTGGGCGACATCGGGATCATGTCCGACGACTTCTTCCATGCCATGAATGACGGAACCTGAACCTAGGAACATCATCGCTTTGAAGTAAGCATGGGTCATCAGGTGAAATAGACCTGCGCCGTACGCACCCACGCCCATACCCATGACCATGTAACCCAATTGGGAAACAGTGGAATAGGCTAAACCTTTTTTGATGTCATTTTGCGTAATGGCGATACTCGCACCAAGGAACGCTGTAAATGCCCCCGTCCAAGCGATCGTATTCATCACCGCAGGAATTTCCTCAAATACGGGGAACATACGAGCGATTAAAAATACACCAGCCGCAACCATCGTCGCGGCGTGGATTAATGCGGAAATTGGTGTAGGACCTTCCATTGCATCTGGTAGCCACACATGGAGTGGGAATTGTGCCGATTTAGCAGCAGGTCCCATAAATACGAGGATCGCAAATAGGGTAGCAAGTCCCACACTCAATCCACCCGACTCAACTAGTTGAGTCAGCTTTTCTCCCATTTCTGTGAATTCAAACGTACCTGTTGCCCAATACAAACCAAGTAAGCCTAGTAATAGCCCGAAGTCACCGACGCGGTTGGTGACAAATGCTTTTTGGCAAGCATCGGCTGCTCCTTTGCGATCGAACCAAAAGCCAATCAGCAAGTAGGAACACATTCCCACTAGTTCCCAGAAAATATAAATCTGTACCAAGTTGGGGCTAACAACTAAGCCCAACATGGAGGAGGTGAATAAACTCAGGTAAGCATAGAATCTGACATAGCTGGGATCATGAGCCATGTAACCATCGGTGTAGATTTGCACCAAAAAGGCAACGGTGGTAACGATGACGAGCATGAGTGAGGTGAGGTGATCGATCACAAATCCCATGTTCAGATGAAATAAGCCTGCTTGAGCCCACTCAAAGGTGTAGGTATAAGGAGCATGTCCTTGGATCTGACTCCAGAGTAGGTTAAAGGCGATGACGGCTGCGCCGCCTGTGGCGGATACGCTGAGGACAGACCAAAGCGATCGCAGTTTGTTGGTTGATTCGTTAAAGGTGATCAGTCCTGTGCCGATAATCAGTGCTGCGGCAAGTGGCAGCAGGGGAATCAGCCATGCGTATTGATATGCAAAGTCCATAGGTCGCGTTGAAACGCAAAGTTTACTGTAGAGACGCTTTTAAATGATTAGTGTACTATAGGGCGATCGGGCGCGATGTGTTAACTATGAGCATTGTTACTTATGAAGCTAAAATTTTAGAAAAAGTTAATGCTTGACCTCCTATTGCGATCGCAATTAGGATTGAGTAAAGGCGGCGCGTTGCGCCGCTTTTATTTTTTGTAATCAATCTAGAGATACGACCTTGACTACATTTCCGCTATCACAACGCGCCCTGCAAACCAAAGAATCCCAAATTCGTGAAGCCTCCCGTTACTGCGAAAAATTTGGTGCAATTAATCTCGCCCAAGGTTTGCCTGACTTCCCTGCACCAGAAGCACTTAAGGAATCCGCCAGAGCTGCGATCGCTTCAGACTTTAATCAATATGCTGATAGCTGGGGCTGGGAAAAATTGCGCGTAGCGATCGCCGAAAAAATGCAACGGGATAATCAGATTACCGTTGATCCTGATACTGAAGTTACTGTATGTTGTGGCGCAACTGAAGGCTTAAATATTGCCCTGATGTCGCTGATCGATCAAGGTGATCGCGTTTTAATTTTTGAGCCATTTTACGAAAACTACATTCCCAATTTAACAACGGTAGGAGGCATCCCTGAATTCATTACCTTACAACCACCACAATGGGAAATCACCCAAGAAATCCTTGAACCTGCTTTTAAAAAAGGAATTAAGGCTGTAATCATCAATAGTCCTGCGAATCCTACAGGGAAGGTCTGGACAAGGACAGAATTGGAATTAATTGCAAAGTTCTGCCAGCAGTACGATGTCTATGCCATTACCGATGAGATTTACGAATACATCATCTATGAACAAGAGCATATTAGCTTGATGAGCATTGAAGGAATGCGCGATCGCACAATTGTAGTGAATGGCTTCTCGAAAACCTTTTGTATCACTGGTTGGCGCTTGGGCTATACAGTTGCAAATCCTGTCCTAACTGCTGCCATGCGACGCATCCATGACTTCATTACGATCTGTGCGCCTGCCCCTCTACAACATGCAGCCCTTACGGCAATGCAGTTTGGACGCGAGTACTTTACCAATATGGCACTCGATTACAAGCGCAAGCGCGATCTGCTTTATCCAGCCTTAGTCGAACTCGGCTTATCGCCAGTACTTCCTAAAGGTGCGTACTATATTTGGACTGATAGCTCAGCGATCGCCAAGGATGCTGAAAGCGCTGCTTTTCGTCTTGCCAAGGAAGCCTTAGTAGCGGCTGTCCCCGGAACTTGCTTTAGTCATCCTGAACGAGACAAAGTAAATGGATTAAGATTCTGTTTTGCAAAGAAAGATAGCACGATTGCATTAGCAGTTGATAATTTGCGTAAACTAAAATTATAGGCAATTATCGTAATTTTCAAATGAGTATGCACTCATTTGAAAATCCACAATCAATCCTAGTAAAAAACCAAGTTTTAATTTTGCTTTCAGTAAAATTAAAAACGCTATAAGAAAAGACTAAGGTTATTAGTCTTTTTTGCAATTTACATCGCTATGGTTAGGAGCAAGACTATGGTTGAGAATATAGAAACCAAGGCGATTATAGATATATCGACAATAGTGCAAAACTATCCAGAATTTGCTGATTTGCCGACTTTAAACGTTGATACATTTCAGGGTTTACGCCAATCAATCGATGATGATCTAGCATTTTCTGACCTAGTTACGATTTATCTAAATTCTGCGGAAAATTTGCTAGAAGAAATTCAAATAGCCTTTGCTAATCAAGATCCCAACCAGTTTAGCTTGTCATCCCATTCTCTCAAATCAACCAGTGCTAGTATTGGCGCGGTCAGACTGTCGCAGATATGTAAATATTTAGAACAGGTTGGTAAAACTGGAAAGATCAGTGTCTCATCAGATATTTTGTATTTACTAACTAATGAATATGAACAAGTGATTCAGGCTATCCAAGTCCGTGTGATTGAGTTTATGGGAGAATGAGTGAGAAATTGACTTGGATTGTCTATATATGCAAGTTCCTGCGATCGCGATTACACCTTTTTCCCAGAAGCTCTCAGCCCCACTTTTAAAACATGATATTTCGGTGTTACAGATCAATTTGGGCAAGATTTGCAATCTCGCTTGTAGCCATTGTCATGTAGAGGCAAGCCCCAATCGCACCGAAGAATTATCTCCAGAAATTTGTCAACAACTAATTGAAATCATTCAACGCTTTCCTCAAATCCAGACAGTGGATCTCACAGGGGGCGCTCCAGAAATGCTGTACGGATTTCGTGAATTAGTGAAAGCAGCAAGAGCATCGGGCAAAGAAGCGATCACCCGTTCTAATTTGACAATTTATTTTGAGAAGGGCTATGAGGATATTCCAGAATTCTTTGCTCAGCATCAGGTGCGCGTTGT includes the following:
- a CDS encoding NAD(P)H-quinone oxidoreductase subunit 5; translated protein: MDFAYQYAWLIPLLPLAAALIIGTGLITFNESTNKLRSLWSVLSVSATGGAAVIAFNLLWSQIQGHAPYTYTFEWAQAGLFHLNMGFVIDHLTSLMLVIVTTVAFLVQIYTDGYMAHDPSYVRFYAYLSLFTSSMLGLVVSPNLVQIYIFWELVGMCSYLLIGFWFDRKGAADACQKAFVTNRVGDFGLLLGLLGLYWATGTFEFTEMGEKLTQLVESGGLSVGLATLFAILVFMGPAAKSAQFPLHVWLPDAMEGPTPISALIHAATMVAAGVFLIARMFPVFEEIPAVMNTIAWTGAFTAFLGASIAITQNDIKKGLAYSTVSQLGYMVMGMGVGAYGAGLFHLMTHAYFKAMMFLGSGSVIHGMEEVVGHDPDVAQDMRVMGGLRKYMPITAITFFIGTLAISGIPPFAGFWSKDEILASTFKANPVLWGIGFLTAGITAFYMFRMYFTTFEGDFRGTDKKLVAAVKAENSVGKEVQADDGHGHHHASKPHESPITMTFPLMVLAIPSMLIGLVGTPLGNYFEYFIHAPSEKITEVPVEGFTPEFLLMGGSSVGIGLIGISLAILMYLQKKIDPSAIAKSIAPLYKLSKNKWYIDEIYEAVFVIGSRRLARQVLEVDAKIVDGVVNLAGFVTVVTGEGLKYFENGKAQFYALVIFIGVLGFVIVTSI
- a CDS encoding pyridoxal phosphate-dependent aminotransferase; the encoded protein is MTTFPLSQRALQTKESQIREASRYCEKFGAINLAQGLPDFPAPEALKESARAAIASDFNQYADSWGWEKLRVAIAEKMQRDNQITVDPDTEVTVCCGATEGLNIALMSLIDQGDRVLIFEPFYENYIPNLTTVGGIPEFITLQPPQWEITQEILEPAFKKGIKAVIINSPANPTGKVWTRTELELIAKFCQQYDVYAITDEIYEYIIYEQEHISLMSIEGMRDRTIVVNGFSKTFCITGWRLGYTVANPVLTAAMRRIHDFITICAPAPLQHAALTAMQFGREYFTNMALDYKRKRDLLYPALVELGLSPVLPKGAYYIWTDSSAIAKDAESAAFRLAKEALVAAVPGTCFSHPERDKVNGLRFCFAKKDSTIALAVDNLRKLKL
- a CDS encoding Hpt domain-containing protein, encoding MVENIETKAIIDISTIVQNYPEFADLPTLNVDTFQGLRQSIDDDLAFSDLVTIYLNSAENLLEEIQIAFANQDPNQFSLSSHSLKSTSASIGAVRLSQICKYLEQVGKTGKISVSSDILYLLTNEYEQVIQAIQVRVIEFMGE